In one window of Miscanthus floridulus cultivar M001 chromosome 12, ASM1932011v1, whole genome shotgun sequence DNA:
- the LOC136497192 gene encoding probable phytol kinase, chloroplastic produces MAAATACPRAASSNSQLLSRSPPRAAAAAVALAPSPRTSMRRRLLLGVGTPVVAALAAAAPPAVLQDGAVTVLITAGAYSLVRVFDELTERRLIEKSLSRKVVHVLSGVLFMSSWPLFSNSTEARYFAAVVPFLNSIRLLTYGLRLYTDEALVKSVTREGKPEELLKGPLYYVLVLLFSVLVFWRESPIGIVSLSMMSGGDGFADIVGRRYGSAKLPFNKKKSWAGSISMFISGFLLSAMMMFYFSSLGYIHVIWEEALGKLALVALAATVVECIPVTEVVDDNISVPLATMLVAFLLFSSNAQ; encoded by the exons ATGGCTGCTGCGACGGCATGCCCCCGCGCCGCATCCTCCAACTCGCAGCTGCTCTCGCGCTCgcctccccgcgccgccgccgccgcggtcgcGCTCGCGCCTTCGCCGAGGACCTCCATGCGGAGGCGGCTCCTCCTCGGCGTCGGCACCCCGGTGGTTGCAGCGCTGGCGGCCGCGGCGCCGCCGGCGGTGCTGCAGGACGGGGCGGTCACGGTGCTCATCACTGCCGGCGCCTACTCTCTTGTGCGCGTCTTCGACGAGCTCACCGAGCGGCGGCTCATCGAAAAG AGTTTGAGCAGGAAGGTTGTGCACGTGCTATCCGGCGTCCTGTTCATGTCATCTTGGCCACTGTTCAG CAATTCGACAGAAGCACGGTATTTTGCTGCAGTCGTTCCATTCTTGAACTCCATAAGGCTTCTGACATATGGACTCCGTCTCTACACTGATGAAGCTCTAGTAAAATCAGTGACACGTGAAGGAAAACCAGA GGAATTACTGAAAGGTCCACTCTATTATGTCTTGGTGCTGCTGTTCAGTGTTTTAGTCTTCTGGCGTGAGTCCCCCATTGGGATTGTATCCTTATCGATGATGAGTGGTGGCGATG GGTTCGCTGACATTGTTGGGAGAAGGTATGGCTCAGCGAAGCTGCCATTCAATAAGAAGAAGAGCTGGGCTGGGAGCATCTCTATGTTCATTTCTGGTTTCCTGCTGTCCGCGAT GATGATGTTCTACTTCTCAAGCCTGGGTTACATTCATGTTATCTGGGAGGAGGCACTTGGTAAGCTGGCGCTTGTTGCACTGGCAGCAACAGTAGTGGAGTGTATTCCTGTGACTGAAGTTGTAGATGACAATATATCTGTTCCTTTGGCCACCATGCTGGTAGCTTTTCTCTTGTTTAGCTCCAACGCACAATGA